One Kribbella sp. NBC_00662 genomic region harbors:
- a CDS encoding DUF2332 domain-containing protein, translating to MHVVEALQRQAVACEDLGSPMYAELLRLLVDDYEVGGVSVEVLEGYEDRSFGEAIGLRLLGAVHGLVLSGTVPELAAFYPSVGGAWDPVLGWEAFEQVLQSRAGEIRSLLTQPPQTNEVNRSVALYGGLLQLAQTVPLPVRLFEIGASAGLNLRADHFRYVGDGASYGPVDSPVVFDPAWVGEIPSADVRIAERVGCDISPVNPLTEEGARTLASYVWPDQSERLTRLRGAVEVAREVPADVRPEDAVSFLRALELSEGHVTVVWHSIMWQYLRRPDRAAIEARLEELGAQATESAPLAHLSLEPHATISHARGAEGWEYRVDLQTWPDSSRRTLGAIGPHGQALVWDLS from the coding sequence GTGCATGTCGTAGAGGCTTTACAACGCCAAGCGGTCGCCTGCGAGGACCTCGGGTCGCCGATGTACGCCGAACTGCTCCGGCTGCTCGTGGACGACTACGAGGTCGGTGGGGTGTCGGTCGAAGTACTGGAGGGGTACGAGGACAGGTCGTTCGGTGAGGCGATCGGTTTGCGGTTGCTGGGCGCCGTACACGGACTGGTGCTGTCCGGTACCGTGCCTGAGCTCGCGGCGTTCTACCCGAGCGTCGGCGGCGCGTGGGACCCGGTGCTCGGCTGGGAGGCGTTCGAGCAGGTGCTGCAGTCGCGGGCGGGGGAGATCCGGTCCCTGCTGACGCAGCCGCCGCAGACGAACGAGGTCAACCGGTCGGTGGCCTTGTACGGCGGTCTCCTGCAGTTGGCTCAGACCGTGCCGCTACCGGTGCGGTTGTTCGAGATCGGCGCATCGGCCGGGCTGAACCTGCGCGCGGACCACTTCCGCTACGTCGGTGACGGGGCGTCGTACGGACCGGTGGACAGTCCGGTGGTGTTCGATCCGGCCTGGGTCGGGGAGATCCCGTCCGCCGACGTACGGATCGCGGAACGGGTCGGGTGCGACATTTCGCCGGTGAACCCGCTGACCGAGGAGGGGGCTCGCACGCTGGCGTCGTACGTGTGGCCGGACCAGTCCGAGCGTTTGACGCGTCTGCGAGGGGCGGTGGAAGTGGCGCGGGAGGTGCCGGCCGACGTACGCCCGGAGGACGCCGTGTCGTTCCTGCGCGCGCTGGAGCTGTCCGAGGGGCACGTGACGGTCGTGTGGCACTCGATCATGTGGCAGTACCTTCGCCGGCCGGATCGAGCCGCGATCGAAGCCCGGCTGGAAGAGCTCGGCGCCCAGGCGACCGAGTCCGCACCGCTCGCGCATCTGAGCCTCGAGCCGCACGCCACGATCAGTCATGCCCGCGGCGCCGAGGGCTGGGAGTACCGCGTCGACCTCCAGACCTGGCCCGACAGCAGCCGGCGCACGCTCGGGGCGATCGGGCCGCACGGCCAGGCGCTCGTCTGGGACCTCAGCTGA
- a CDS encoding [protein-PII] uridylyltransferase, whose protein sequence is MVDRAEQRRVRAEEADALLYLLLSKACDALGVPTEGVALVAVGGYGREELSPYSDLDVMLVHVEGYPRVDELAAQIWYPLWDSRTKLDHSVRTLAEAREAAAADDRVALGLLDARHVAGDSHLTLQLRSVLMADWRRTARSRLPGLAQACRDRASNVGELAHLAEPDLKEAYGGLRDAVVLRALVASWLVDVPHPVVERARRDLLEVRDVLHEVAGRATDRLVADLAGEVAAGLGLSGRDELLRHVYATGRTLAHVCDVSWRRVESLMTKPPRSRRRQRTGGPLLLALDEGVGQHEGEVVLMPDARPERDPVLGLRAAAVAADRELVLSPAVCARLAASAADLPVPWPGEALRLLCALLGAGSGLLEVWEALDQAGYITRILPEWDSVRFRPPQSAVHRFTVDRHLLETCVEASSMVRDVRRPDLLLVAALLHDLGKALDGDHSVTGAAIAAKVARRIGFNETDSDTIALLVRQHLMLAQVATRRDLDDPMTVDMVAGIVRSTETLDLLEALTYADARAAGPAASSPWRMRLVGELCRRVRGELSGGGESMWTEAPPVPVPVLHQVVGVGRLGLTVSDHHGDLRINVAVPDQVGTLSTVAAVLAVERLAVRSAVITSVEGLGISQWTVAGSAPDPVRLRDRLAVALRDSSDVVRRLAARDSSAARVASRVDLLPEASETATVLQVRAHDRPGLLYDVTAAIAATGADIRSAHVSTLGAECVDVFYLTDRHGAPLEPEDARTTAKSVLDRLTF, encoded by the coding sequence ATGGTTGATCGAGCAGAGCAGCGGCGCGTCCGTGCCGAAGAGGCCGACGCGCTGCTGTACCTGCTCCTCTCCAAAGCCTGTGACGCCCTCGGTGTACCTACCGAGGGCGTCGCGCTGGTCGCGGTCGGCGGCTACGGCCGGGAGGAGCTGTCGCCGTACAGCGATCTCGACGTGATGCTCGTGCACGTCGAGGGGTACCCACGGGTGGACGAGCTGGCCGCACAGATCTGGTATCCGCTGTGGGACTCGCGGACCAAGCTGGACCACAGCGTCCGCACACTGGCCGAGGCACGTGAGGCGGCCGCAGCCGACGACCGGGTCGCGCTCGGTCTGCTGGACGCACGCCACGTTGCGGGGGACTCACACCTCACCCTGCAGCTGCGGTCCGTGCTGATGGCCGACTGGCGTCGTACTGCGCGTTCGCGGCTGCCCGGATTGGCCCAGGCGTGCCGCGACCGCGCGTCCAATGTCGGAGAGCTCGCGCATCTCGCGGAGCCCGATCTCAAGGAGGCGTACGGCGGTCTGCGGGATGCCGTCGTACTGCGTGCGCTGGTCGCGTCCTGGCTGGTCGACGTACCGCATCCGGTCGTCGAGCGGGCGCGGCGGGATCTGCTCGAGGTCCGCGACGTACTGCACGAGGTGGCCGGCCGGGCAACGGACCGGCTGGTGGCTGATCTGGCCGGTGAGGTGGCTGCTGGGCTCGGTCTGTCCGGGCGGGACGAGCTGCTGCGGCATGTGTACGCGACGGGCCGGACGCTGGCACATGTGTGCGACGTGTCCTGGCGACGGGTCGAGAGCCTGATGACCAAGCCGCCGCGCTCCCGGCGCCGGCAGCGGACCGGTGGGCCGCTGCTGCTCGCGCTGGACGAGGGAGTCGGTCAGCACGAGGGCGAGGTCGTGCTGATGCCGGACGCACGACCGGAGCGGGACCCTGTGCTCGGTCTGCGCGCTGCTGCGGTCGCTGCGGACCGTGAGCTCGTTTTGTCGCCTGCTGTGTGTGCTCGGTTGGCTGCGTCGGCTGCTGACCTACCGGTGCCGTGGCCGGGGGAGGCGCTTCGGTTGCTGTGCGCTCTGCTGGGTGCTGGCAGCGGACTGCTTGAAGTGTGGGAGGCCTTGGACCAGGCCGGGTACATAACGCGCATCCTGCCTGAGTGGGATTCGGTGCGGTTCCGGCCGCCGCAGTCGGCGGTCCACCGGTTCACCGTCGACCGGCATCTGCTGGAGACGTGTGTCGAGGCGTCGTCGATGGTCCGCGACGTACGGCGACCTGACCTGTTGCTGGTCGCTGCACTGCTCCATGACCTCGGCAAAGCGCTCGACGGCGATCACAGCGTCACCGGTGCTGCGATCGCGGCGAAGGTGGCGCGGCGGATCGGATTCAACGAGACGGACTCCGACACGATCGCCCTGCTGGTCCGGCAGCACCTGATGCTCGCCCAGGTGGCTACTCGGCGCGATCTGGATGACCCGATGACGGTGGACATGGTCGCCGGCATCGTTCGCAGTACCGAGACTTTGGACCTGTTGGAAGCGTTGACGTACGCCGATGCGCGGGCGGCTGGACCGGCAGCATCGTCGCCGTGGCGGATGCGGCTGGTGGGTGAGCTGTGCCGGCGGGTGCGCGGTGAGCTGTCCGGCGGCGGCGAGAGCATGTGGACCGAGGCACCTCCTGTTCCGGTGCCCGTGCTGCATCAGGTGGTTGGAGTGGGGCGGCTTGGCCTCACCGTGTCCGACCACCACGGCGATCTGCGGATCAACGTCGCAGTACCCGACCAGGTCGGCACGCTGTCGACAGTCGCCGCCGTACTTGCTGTAGAGCGACTGGCAGTGCGGTCCGCGGTCATCACGTCGGTAGAGGGTCTTGGTATCTCTCAGTGGACCGTTGCTGGGTCGGCGCCTGATCCGGTCCGGTTGCGGGACCGGCTCGCTGTGGCGTTGCGCGACTCGAGTGACGTCGTACGCCGGTTGGCGGCACGGGACTCGTCAGCAGCACGGGTTGCCAGCAGGGTGGATCTGCTGCCGGAGGCGTCCGAGACTGCGACTGTTCTCCAGGTGCGAGCGCATGACCGTCCGGGACTGCTGTACGACGTGACTGCGGCGATCGCGGCTACTGGTGCGGATATCCGCTCCGCCCACGTCAGCACGCTCGGTGCGGAGTGCGTGGACGTCTTCTACCTCACCGACCGTCACGGCGCTCCGCTCGAGCCGGAGGACGCGCGGACGACGGCGAAGTCTGTCCTCGATCGGCTGACGTTCTAG
- a CDS encoding P-II family nitrogen regulator has protein sequence MKLVTAVVKPHKLDDVRAALETFGVTGMTVTEASGYGRQKGHTEVYRGAEYEVDLVPKVRLEVVVEDGDSADVVDVIVKAAQTGKIGDGKVWVTPVDTIVRVRTGELDGDAL, from the coding sequence ATGAAGCTGGTCACCGCGGTGGTCAAGCCGCACAAGCTGGACGACGTCCGGGCCGCGCTGGAGACCTTCGGCGTCACCGGTATGACGGTCACCGAGGCGAGCGGCTACGGCCGGCAGAAGGGCCACACCGAGGTCTATCGCGGCGCCGAGTACGAGGTGGACCTGGTGCCGAAGGTCCGGCTCGAGGTGGTCGTCGAGGACGGTGACAGCGCCGACGTGGTCGATGTGATCGTCAAGGCCGCGCAGACCGGCAAGATCGGTGATGGCAAGGTGTGGGTCACCCCGGTCGACACCATCGTCCGGGTTCGCACGGGCGAACTGGACGGAGACGCACTGTAG
- a CDS encoding ammonium transporter produces MTLMEINAGDTAWVLASAALVMLMTPGLAFFYGGMVRMKSVLNMMMMSFITIAVVTILWVVVGYSLTFAGDTGHVIGDFSEVGLKGLLAPEAVSGTTPTLAFVAFQLMFAIITPALISGAIADRATFRGWIAFVVGWTLLVYFPVAHSVWFLDDGNGGWIGDKLKAVDFAGGTAVHLNAGAAALALAIVLGKRVGWKKDPMRPHSLPLVLLGAGLLWFGWFGFNAGSALSAGTTAAVTFVNTQAATAAAVIGWLIVERIVHGKATTLGLASGAVAGLVAITPSCGAVSPIGALILGLAAGAICCFAVSLKYKLGFDDSLDVVGVHFVGGLFGSLAIGLLGTAAAPSAVDGLFYGGGATQLGRQAVANVVVGLYSFTVAFILGKVIDKTIGFRLKEDDEVTGVDQVEHAETAYDYLGSSGLRGALSARPVPAETENGTTEASEKEGVKA; encoded by the coding sequence ATGACGTTGATGGAGATCAACGCCGGCGATACCGCCTGGGTCTTGGCCAGTGCCGCCCTGGTGATGCTGATGACACCGGGCCTGGCTTTCTTCTACGGCGGCATGGTGCGCATGAAGAGCGTGCTGAACATGATGATGATGAGTTTCATCACCATCGCCGTCGTCACCATCCTCTGGGTGGTGGTCGGCTACTCGCTGACGTTCGCCGGTGACACCGGGCACGTGATCGGCGACTTCTCGGAGGTCGGCCTGAAGGGCCTGCTCGCACCGGAGGCGGTGAGCGGGACGACGCCCACGCTCGCTTTCGTCGCCTTCCAGTTGATGTTCGCGATCATCACCCCGGCGCTGATCTCCGGCGCCATCGCGGACCGGGCCACGTTCCGCGGCTGGATCGCGTTCGTCGTCGGCTGGACGCTGCTGGTGTACTTCCCGGTCGCCCACTCGGTCTGGTTCCTGGACGACGGCAACGGCGGCTGGATCGGTGACAAGCTGAAGGCGGTCGACTTCGCCGGTGGTACGGCGGTCCACCTGAACGCCGGCGCCGCCGCGCTCGCACTGGCGATCGTGCTCGGCAAGCGCGTCGGCTGGAAGAAGGACCCGATGCGGCCGCACAGCCTGCCGCTGGTCCTGCTCGGCGCCGGTCTGCTGTGGTTCGGCTGGTTCGGGTTCAACGCGGGCTCCGCGCTGAGCGCCGGCACCACCGCTGCTGTCACCTTCGTGAACACCCAGGCCGCCACCGCCGCGGCCGTGATCGGCTGGCTGATCGTCGAGCGGATCGTGCACGGCAAGGCCACCACGCTGGGCCTCGCGTCCGGTGCGGTCGCCGGTCTGGTCGCGATCACCCCGTCCTGTGGCGCGGTCTCGCCGATCGGCGCGCTGATCCTCGGCCTCGCGGCCGGTGCGATCTGCTGCTTCGCGGTGTCGCTGAAGTACAAGCTGGGCTTCGACGACTCGCTCGACGTGGTCGGCGTGCACTTCGTCGGCGGCCTGTTCGGCTCGCTGGCCATCGGCCTGCTCGGTACGGCGGCGGCCCCGTCGGCCGTGGACGGGTTGTTCTACGGCGGCGGAGCCACCCAGCTCGGCCGGCAGGCGGTCGCCAACGTGGTCGTCGGCCTGTACTCCTTCACCGTCGCCTTCATCCTGGGCAAGGTGATCGACAAGACGATCGGCTTCCGGCTCAAGGAGGACGACGAGGTCACCGGTGTCGACCAGGTCGAGCACGCGGAGACGGCGTACGACTACCTCGGCTCGTCCGGTCTGCGCGGCGCGCTGTCGGCGCGCCCGGTGCCGGCGGAGACGGAGAATGGCACCACTGAGGCCTCGGAGAAGGAAGGTGTCAAGGCATGA
- a CDS encoding TetR/AcrR family transcriptional regulator → MEPIYGVRPRRGRPRDPEAEPRIRRYAVQLLLERGFDGMTVDDVAEAAGVGKATIYRRWASKELLANDAMADLFDLEIPDADTGSIAGDLLEVYRTALAFANSERGLALIRLAVAEANRDQRSAQIYRDVLDRRIELTEAALDRARSRGERIRGTADAVLMVEWMAGVFVVRALTGRPMPPPEDAERLADVTLRAILDDWSGSWPHTGPESQLADREFGNAPDPS, encoded by the coding sequence ATGGAGCCGATCTACGGGGTGAGGCCGCGCCGCGGCAGACCACGGGACCCGGAGGCGGAGCCGAGGATCCGCCGGTACGCCGTGCAGCTGCTGCTGGAGCGGGGATTCGACGGAATGACGGTTGACGACGTTGCCGAGGCCGCGGGGGTCGGCAAGGCGACGATCTATCGCAGATGGGCCAGCAAGGAACTGCTCGCCAACGACGCGATGGCCGACCTGTTCGACCTGGAGATACCGGATGCGGACACCGGCTCGATCGCCGGCGACCTGCTGGAGGTCTACCGGACCGCACTGGCCTTCGCCAACAGTGAAAGGGGACTCGCACTGATCCGCCTCGCAGTCGCCGAGGCGAACCGCGACCAGCGGTCCGCGCAGATCTACCGGGACGTCCTGGACCGGCGGATCGAGCTGACCGAGGCCGCACTGGACCGGGCCAGATCCCGGGGAGAACGGATCCGCGGCACCGCGGACGCAGTGTTGATGGTGGAGTGGATGGCAGGTGTCTTCGTCGTCCGGGCGCTGACCGGGCGTCCGATGCCGCCGCCGGAGGACGCCGAGCGCCTGGCCGACGTCACCCTGCGGGCCATCCTGGACGACTGGAGCGGCTCATGGCCGCACACCGGGCCCGAGAGCCAGCTCGCCGACCGCGAGTTCGGTAACGCGCCGGACCCGTCCTGA
- a CDS encoding sigma factor-like helix-turn-helix DNA-binding protein: protein MRDTVDPDFASFVDARQGRWLRTAYLVYGDLERAEKLLLRAFTQLSLQWTRVDDPDAFVQRVLYLPALKPWNRAPAFPDEDDQVKAALGELTPAQRTVFVLLHVEELTEFEVADLLGMSQTAVHAHGLTAFGRFRAALGAGDWRDAQ from the coding sequence ATGCGCGACACGGTCGACCCGGATTTCGCCTCGTTCGTGGATGCACGACAAGGCAGATGGCTCCGTACGGCGTACCTGGTGTACGGCGACCTTGAACGAGCCGAGAAGTTGCTGTTGCGCGCGTTCACGCAGCTGTCGCTGCAGTGGACCAGGGTCGACGACCCGGACGCGTTCGTGCAGCGGGTGCTGTACCTGCCGGCTTTGAAGCCGTGGAACCGGGCGCCGGCCTTCCCCGACGAGGACGATCAGGTGAAGGCCGCACTGGGCGAGCTGACGCCCGCACAGCGCACAGTGTTCGTCCTGCTGCACGTCGAGGAGCTGACCGAGTTCGAGGTGGCCGATCTGCTCGGGATGTCGCAGACCGCAGTCCACGCGCACGGTCTGACCGCCTTCGGCCGGTTCCGCGCGGCGCTGGGCGCGGGGGACTGGCGTGATGCCCAATGA
- a CDS encoding NAD(P)/FAD-dependent oxidoreductase encodes MTKYDVIVIGGGAAGLSGALALVRSRRSVLVVDDGTPRNAPAEGVHNFLTRDGTPPGEIYALGREEVIGYGGEVAEGTVTTARRDDDGFTVELADGTTYRSRRLLVTTGLTDVLPDVPGLAERWGMDVIHCPYCHGWEVRDQAIGVLATSPMALHQVQLFRQLSDDVTLFLHMAPEPTDDQWEELAARGISVVQGKVEQIEVSGDRITGVRLEGGKVIPRQALAIQTTVRARAGFLADLGLEPTLIENNGIEIGTAVQVDAMGATEVPGVFAAGNVTNPMAQVMPSAAAGLMAGAGINFDLITEETRLARSRTGSGRLE; translated from the coding sequence ATGACGAAGTACGACGTGATCGTGATCGGCGGCGGCGCCGCCGGCCTGAGTGGAGCGCTGGCCCTGGTCCGGTCACGCCGCTCGGTGCTGGTGGTCGACGACGGTACGCCGCGCAACGCGCCCGCGGAGGGCGTGCACAACTTCCTGACCCGCGACGGCACGCCGCCGGGCGAGATCTACGCGCTCGGCCGCGAGGAGGTCATCGGGTACGGCGGTGAGGTCGCCGAGGGCACTGTGACGACTGCCCGCCGCGACGACGACGGCTTCACGGTCGAGCTGGCCGACGGTACGACGTACCGGAGCCGGCGGCTGCTGGTGACGACCGGGCTGACCGATGTGCTGCCCGACGTACCCGGACTGGCCGAGCGGTGGGGGATGGACGTGATCCACTGCCCGTACTGCCACGGCTGGGAGGTGCGCGACCAGGCGATCGGAGTACTCGCGACCAGTCCGATGGCGCTGCACCAGGTGCAGCTGTTCCGGCAGTTGAGTGATGACGTGACGCTGTTCCTGCACATGGCGCCGGAGCCGACAGACGACCAGTGGGAGGAGCTCGCTGCGCGCGGAATCTCCGTAGTACAAGGAAAGGTCGAGCAGATCGAGGTATCGGGCGACCGCATCACCGGAGTACGGCTGGAAGGCGGCAAGGTCATTCCGCGGCAGGCACTGGCGATCCAGACCACTGTGCGCGCCCGGGCCGGCTTCCTGGCCGATCTGGGCCTGGAGCCGACGCTGATCGAGAACAACGGCATCGAGATCGGTACTGCGGTCCAGGTCGACGCCATGGGTGCGACCGAGGTGCCCGGTGTGTTCGCGGCCGGAAACGTCACCAATCCGATGGCGCAGGTGATGCCGTCTGCTGCCGCGGGGCTGATGGCGGGTGCCGGGATCAACTTCGACCTGATCACCGAGGAGACCCGTCTGGCTCGATCACGCACTGGCTCTGGCCGCCTGGAGTAG
- a CDS encoding helix-turn-helix domain-containing protein, producing MANDEDVLESVGPRLRALRVERGTTLAQLSEATGISVSTLSRLESGQRRPTLELLLPLARAHQVQLDELVDAPPTGDPRIYAKPINRHGTVHIPLSRRPGGLQAFKQILPEGYPGNDMVQKTHEGYDWLYVLSGRVRLKLGDKDFILKEGEVAEFDCRVPHWFANPGPGPTEVLCLYGPQGERMHVRARTT from the coding sequence ATGGCAAACGATGAGGACGTCCTCGAGTCGGTCGGACCGCGGCTGCGGGCGCTGCGGGTCGAGCGCGGGACGACGCTGGCCCAGCTGTCCGAGGCAACCGGCATCTCGGTCAGCACGCTGTCCCGGCTGGAGTCCGGTCAACGGCGGCCGACGCTGGAGCTGCTGCTGCCGCTCGCCCGGGCGCACCAGGTGCAGCTGGACGAGCTGGTGGATGCGCCGCCGACGGGTGACCCGCGGATCTACGCGAAGCCGATCAACCGTCACGGCACGGTGCACATCCCGCTGAGCCGGCGGCCGGGCGGCCTGCAGGCGTTCAAGCAGATCCTGCCGGAGGGGTATCCGGGCAACGACATGGTGCAGAAGACGCACGAGGGCTACGACTGGCTGTACGTGCTGTCCGGTCGGGTCCGGCTGAAGCTCGGCGACAAGGACTTCATCCTGAAGGAGGGTGAGGTGGCCGAGTTCGACTGCCGGGTGCCGCACTGGTTCGCCAATCCCGGTCCTGGACCGACCGAGGTGCTATGTCTTTACGGCCCGCAGGGGGAGCGGATGCACGTCAGAGCCCGCACCACATGA
- a CDS encoding asparaginase yields the protein MSVALFTLGGTISMAGTQRLTGDDLTAAMPGLTGPSGLGHPVEIQDIEKIPSANLTAAKVLEVVDAASKAVTAGAAGAVVTQGTDTLEESSFLADLVWPHPQPLVFTGAMRNPTLAGPDGPANLLAALRVACSPAARDLGALVVFKDEIHAARWVRKTHSTSTATFVSPNTGPIGHVVEDRVSVLTRPLRLDGVQGSAEPAELDNLKVALYTLTMDDDGLLLQGLADTHQGLVVAGYGVGHVPAALAPVLGDLAARMPVVLTSRTGAGSVVRNTYHSPGSETDLLQRGLIDGGFLDPYKARVLLRLLLATDDDIAAAFAQYV from the coding sequence GTGAGCGTCGCGTTGTTCACGTTGGGTGGAACGATCTCGATGGCAGGCACCCAGCGCCTGACCGGTGACGACCTCACCGCGGCGATGCCCGGACTGACGGGGCCGTCCGGGCTCGGTCACCCGGTGGAGATCCAGGACATCGAGAAGATCCCCAGCGCCAACCTGACCGCCGCCAAGGTCCTCGAGGTCGTCGACGCCGCCTCGAAGGCCGTCACCGCCGGCGCGGCGGGTGCCGTGGTCACACAAGGCACCGACACCCTCGAGGAGAGTTCGTTCCTCGCGGACCTGGTCTGGCCGCACCCGCAGCCGCTCGTCTTCACCGGTGCGATGCGCAACCCGACGCTGGCCGGTCCCGACGGACCCGCCAACCTCCTGGCCGCGCTGCGCGTCGCCTGCTCCCCCGCGGCGCGCGACCTGGGCGCACTGGTCGTGTTCAAGGACGAGATCCACGCCGCGCGCTGGGTCCGCAAGACCCACAGCACGAGTACGGCGACGTTCGTGTCACCGAACACCGGACCGATCGGCCACGTCGTCGAGGACCGGGTCAGCGTCCTCACCCGCCCGCTCCGGCTGGACGGCGTGCAGGGCAGCGCCGAGCCCGCGGAGCTCGACAACCTGAAGGTGGCGCTCTACACACTCACCATGGACGACGACGGCCTGCTCTTGCAGGGACTGGCCGACACACATCAGGGGCTGGTCGTCGCTGGGTACGGCGTGGGGCACGTGCCGGCCGCACTCGCCCCCGTGCTCGGCGACCTCGCCGCCCGGATGCCGGTCGTCCTCACGTCACGCACCGGCGCCGGCTCGGTCGTCCGCAACACGTACCACTCCCCCGGCTCGGAGACCGATCTGTTGCAGCGCGGCCTGATCGACGGCGGATTCCTTGATCCGTACAAGGCGCGGGTGCTGCTTCGGTTGCTCTTGGCAACGGATGACGACATCGCCGCGGCGTTCGCGCAGTACGTCTAG
- a CDS encoding RNA polymerase sigma factor, with product MSTTSDPDHGLEDLLRELTPQVLGAVVRWSGDFAAAEDAVQEALLAAATTWPRDGRPDKPKAWLIQTASRRLIDEVRQEQARRRREERAALREVPGGETEEHDDTLRLLFLCCHPALTPASAIALTLRAVGGLTTAEIATAYLVPEATMAQRISRAKQKLKSASFELDADPDRLRNVLHVLYLMFNEGYTSTSGPELHRSDLSTEAIRLTRAVRAQLPGDGQVAGLLALMLLTDARRAARTGKNGELIPLAEQDRSLWDHDHIAEGVALAVEAFGTPPLGEYQIQAAIAALHDEVDRAEDTDWPQILALYGLLEDLSGNPMVKLNRAIAAAMVDGADAGLKLLEPLDDELAGHYRLDATRGHLYEMRGDHETAAEHFRAAARGTTSLPERDYLMTKAASLS from the coding sequence ATCTCCACGACTTCTGACCCGGATCACGGCCTCGAGGACCTGCTGCGCGAGCTGACGCCGCAGGTCCTCGGCGCGGTCGTGCGCTGGTCCGGTGACTTCGCGGCGGCCGAGGACGCGGTCCAGGAGGCGCTGCTGGCTGCCGCGACGACCTGGCCGCGGGACGGTCGCCCGGACAAGCCGAAGGCCTGGCTGATCCAGACGGCCTCGCGCCGGCTGATCGACGAAGTACGGCAGGAGCAGGCGCGCCGGCGCCGCGAGGAGCGCGCCGCACTGCGAGAGGTGCCCGGCGGGGAGACCGAGGAGCACGACGACACGCTCCGGCTGCTGTTCCTGTGCTGCCACCCCGCGCTCACCCCGGCCTCGGCGATCGCGCTGACGCTGCGGGCGGTCGGCGGTCTGACCACGGCCGAGATCGCCACGGCGTACTTGGTGCCTGAGGCAACCATGGCGCAGCGGATCAGCCGGGCCAAGCAGAAGCTGAAGAGCGCCAGCTTCGAACTGGACGCCGACCCGGACCGGCTGCGCAACGTGCTGCATGTCCTGTATCTGATGTTCAACGAGGGTTACACGAGTACTAGCGGCCCCGAGCTGCACCGCAGCGACCTGTCCACCGAGGCGATCCGGCTGACCCGAGCAGTACGCGCCCAGCTCCCCGGCGACGGCCAGGTGGCCGGATTGCTCGCCCTGATGCTGCTGACCGACGCCCGCCGCGCAGCGCGGACCGGTAAGAACGGGGAGCTCATCCCGCTGGCAGAGCAGGACCGGTCGCTGTGGGACCACGACCACATCGCCGAAGGCGTGGCACTGGCGGTCGAAGCGTTCGGGACGCCGCCACTGGGTGAGTACCAGATCCAGGCCGCCATCGCCGCACTGCACGACGAGGTGGATCGCGCCGAGGACACCGACTGGCCACAGATCCTTGCGCTGTACGGGCTCCTCGAGGACCTGTCCGGCAACCCGATGGTGAAGCTCAACCGCGCGATCGCGGCCGCCATGGTGGATGGCGCCGACGCCGGTCTGAAGCTCCTCGAACCACTGGACGACGAGCTCGCCGGCCACTACCGCCTCGACGCCACCCGCGGGCACCTCTACGAGATGCGCGGCGACCACGAGACCGCCGCCGAACACTTCCGTGCGGCGGCCCGTGGTACGACGAGCCTGCCCGAGCGGGACTACCTGATGACGAAGGCCGCCTCGCTCAGCTAG
- a CDS encoding YciI family protein, with protein sequence MTKFMLLVNMDGGNCETPMLEWDEADMKAHMQFLTDHLERLRQSGELVEETALTWPSHAKVVRAASVSAPVLTDGPYAESKEVLAGYQIVDVESEQRAIEIAAELSSAPGPTAYRSSSRSRSAG encoded by the coding sequence ATGACCAAGTTCATGCTGCTGGTGAACATGGACGGCGGTAACTGCGAGACGCCGATGCTGGAGTGGGACGAGGCCGACATGAAGGCCCACATGCAGTTCCTGACCGACCATCTGGAGCGGCTGCGCCAGAGCGGCGAGCTGGTCGAGGAGACCGCGCTGACCTGGCCGTCGCACGCCAAGGTGGTGCGGGCCGCCAGCGTGAGCGCGCCGGTGCTGACCGACGGGCCGTACGCCGAGTCCAAGGAGGTCCTGGCCGGGTACCAGATCGTCGACGTCGAGTCGGAGCAGCGGGCGATCGAGATCGCCGCGGAGCTGTCCTCGGCGCCGGGCCCAACGGCGTACCGATCGAGCAGCCGATCGAGATCCGCCGGGTGA